The following proteins come from a genomic window of Paucimonas lemoignei:
- the copR_4 gene encoding DNA-binding copper response regulator: MKILIVEDQPKTGHYLRQGLSEAGFSTELEADGDMGQQLALSGDYALLILDVMLPGRSGWQILQAVRDAGLATPVLFLTARDAVEDRVKGLELGADDYLVKPFAFSELLARVRSLLRRGSSPAQETHLHLADLRLDLLRRRVERSGKRIDLTAKEFSLLELLLRRQGEVLPKSLIASQVWDINFDSDTNVIEVAIRRLRLKIDDEFADKLIHTVRGMGYVLEERPA, from the coding sequence ATGAAGATACTGATCGTCGAAGATCAACCCAAAACCGGCCACTATCTGCGTCAGGGCCTCAGTGAAGCGGGATTCAGCACCGAGCTGGAAGCCGATGGCGACATGGGTCAACAGCTGGCACTGAGCGGCGACTACGCGCTGCTGATTCTGGATGTGATGCTGCCTGGACGTAGCGGCTGGCAAATCCTGCAAGCAGTGCGCGACGCAGGGCTGGCGACGCCAGTACTGTTCCTGACAGCGCGTGATGCCGTCGAAGATCGAGTCAAAGGCCTTGAGCTGGGCGCCGATGATTACCTGGTCAAGCCCTTCGCGTTTTCCGAGCTACTGGCCAGAGTGCGCAGCCTGTTGCGTCGGGGCAGCAGCCCGGCGCAGGAAACTCACCTGCACCTGGCCGACCTGCGCCTGGACTTGCTGCGCCGCCGGGTTGAGCGCAGTGGCAAACGCATCGACCTGACCGCCAAGGAGTTCTCACTGCTGGAACTGTTGCTAAGACGCCAGGGCGAGGTGTTGCCCAAATCCCTGATTGCCTCGCAGGTCTGGGACATCAACTTCGACAGCGACACCAACGTGATCGAAGTCGCGATCCGCCGCCTGCGCCTGAAGATCGACGACGAGTTCGCGGACAAGCTGATCCATACCGTGCGCGGCATGGGCTACGTGCTTGAAGAGCGCCCGGCATGA
- a CDS encoding copper-binding protein, plastocyanin/azurin family: MPSLARLVLTAALLAASQPLLADPAASFSFGHAAPATQASRTVELALGDMYFEPKSVQVKAGETVRFVLINKGQLLHEFNLGDAAMHARHQQEMLNMQQSGMLTPTGMQHHKMGHGEGQMKHDDPNSVLVEPGKTAELTWTFAKATDLEFACNLPGHYQAGMAGKLTITD, translated from the coding sequence ATGCCGTCCCTTGCTCGTCTTGTCCTGACTGCGGCGCTGCTGGCAGCGAGTCAACCGCTGTTGGCAGACCCTGCCGCTTCGTTTTCATTCGGCCATGCAGCGCCTGCGACGCAGGCGTCCCGCACTGTCGAACTGGCCTTGGGCGATATGTATTTCGAACCCAAGAGCGTGCAGGTTAAAGCCGGTGAGACGGTACGTTTCGTATTGATCAACAAAGGGCAGCTGCTGCATGAGTTCAATCTGGGGGACGCCGCCATGCACGCCAGGCACCAGCAGGAAATGCTCAACATGCAGCAGAGCGGCATGCTCACGCCAACCGGCATGCAGCATCACAAGATGGGCCATGGCGAAGGGCAGATGAAACATGATGACCCCAACAGTGTGCTGGTCGAGCCGGGCAAAACCGCCGAGTTGACCTGGACCTTCGCCAAGGCCACTGACCTGGAATTCGCCTGTAATCTGCCAGGGCATTATCAGGCGGGGATGGCCGGCAAGCTGACAATTACGGACTAG
- the queF gene encoding 7-cyano-7-deazaguanine reductase — protein sequence MHPAAEHSPLGKSSEYIATYTPSLLFPIPRAAKWAELGLTAETLPYQGVDFWNCYELSWLLPSGKPVVAIAEFSIPADSPNIIESKSFKLYLNSLNQTAFADRTELTTTLVKDLSSAAGKPVGVRIRSLADIEREGVASMPGTCIDELELNISSYDRPQPELLRCDGSQVVEESLHSHLLKSNCPVTSQPDWGSVAVEYRGAKLDAGSLLAYIVSFRQHSDFHEQCVERIFMDLQVLLKPEKLTVYARYVRRGGLDINPYRSTEVINPDNRRLARQ from the coding sequence ATGCATCCCGCAGCCGAACACTCGCCGCTGGGCAAATCCAGTGAATACATTGCCACTTACACGCCGTCGCTGCTGTTCCCGATTCCGCGTGCCGCCAAATGGGCCGAGTTGGGCCTGACAGCCGAAACCCTGCCTTACCAAGGTGTGGACTTCTGGAATTGCTACGAGCTGTCCTGGCTGCTGCCGTCCGGCAAGCCGGTGGTTGCGATTGCCGAGTTCAGCATCCCGGCGGATTCGCCGAATATCATCGAGTCGAAATCCTTCAAGCTGTACCTCAACTCGCTCAATCAAACCGCTTTTGCCGATCGCACCGAGTTGACCACGACATTGGTCAAAGACCTGTCGTCAGCGGCGGGCAAGCCAGTGGGCGTGCGGATTCGCAGCCTCGCGGACATCGAGCGCGAAGGCGTTGCTAGCATGCCGGGTACCTGCATCGATGAGCTGGAGCTGAATATCAGCAGTTATGACCGGCCACAGCCGGAGTTGCTGCGCTGTGATGGTTCGCAGGTGGTCGAAGAAAGCCTGCACAGCCATTTGCTCAAATCCAATTGCCCGGTTACCAGCCAGCCGGATTGGGGCAGTGTTGCCGTGGAGTATCGGGGGGCAAAGTTGGATGCTGGGAGTCTGCTGGCTTACATCGTCAGCTTCCGCCAGCACTCGGACTTCCATGAGCAATGCGTCGAGCGGATCTTCATGGACCTGCAAGTGTTGCTCAAACCGGAGAAATTGACGGTCTATGCGCGCTATGTGCGCCGTGGCGGACTCGATATCAATCCGTACCGCAGTACCGAGGTCATCAACCCGGATAACCGTCGGTTGGCCCGACAGTAA
- a CDS encoding Chromosome segregation ATPase, which produces MPARELQEQLNTLREQLEQNPPLSEGERENLQQLMAQIQSQIELESATQDSSLADGVNLAVERFELEHPGIAGTLRNIVQTLGNIGI; this is translated from the coding sequence ATGCCTGCCCGCGAACTGCAAGAACAACTCAATACCCTGCGCGAGCAACTGGAGCAGAACCCGCCTCTCTCGGAAGGCGAGCGCGAGAACCTGCAGCAACTGATGGCGCAAATCCAGTCGCAGATCGAACTGGAAAGCGCGACGCAGGACAGCAGCCTCGCCGATGGCGTCAACCTGGCCGTGGAGCGCTTCGAACTTGAGCATCCGGGCATTGCCGGGACCCTGCGCAACATCGTCCAGACCCTGGGCAATATCGGTATTTAA
- the phnX gene encoding phosphonoacetaldehyde phosphonohydrolase-related protein, whose amino-acid sequence MLAPVTMPLPAFTAVLFGLSGCLVDFGAQVARTPNRQDLSLSDEQLRPTPGAIEVLKGLKQQGVPCAWLEELPASVSETLARPLADLINATPAVTARWPAPHACWQALMTLDASQLEGCVLVSGEPRLLQSGLNAGLWTVGLASCGSLCGFSATQWEALTDAEREYRRGQATLQLYALGAHSVVDHLGDLQSCLADIALRRTKGEKP is encoded by the coding sequence ATGCTCGCGCCCGTGACAATGCCCCTGCCCGCCTTCACTGCTGTCCTGTTCGGGTTGAGCGGCTGCCTGGTGGATTTCGGCGCGCAGGTAGCGCGCACACCCAATCGCCAGGACCTCTCCCTTAGCGATGAGCAACTGCGACCGACACCCGGCGCAATTGAGGTGCTCAAAGGCCTTAAACAACAGGGCGTGCCGTGTGCATGGCTGGAGGAACTCCCTGCCAGCGTCAGCGAAACATTAGCGCGCCCTCTCGCAGACTTGATCAATGCCACACCCGCCGTCACGGCACGCTGGCCTGCACCTCACGCCTGTTGGCAAGCGCTGATGACCCTCGACGCCAGCCAGCTGGAAGGTTGCGTACTGGTCAGCGGCGAACCGCGCCTGCTGCAATCAGGCCTCAATGCAGGCTTGTGGACGGTGGGCCTGGCCTCCTGTGGCTCATTGTGCGGCTTCTCTGCGACCCAATGGGAGGCTCTGACTGACGCAGAGCGTGAATACCGACGCGGGCAGGCCACGTTGCAGCTGTACGCACTGGGCGCCCATTCGGTCGTTGATCACCTGGGTGATCTGCAGTCCTGCCTGGCGGATATCGCACTGCGCCGCACCAAGGGTGAAAAGCCCTGA
- the mlaA_2 gene encoding VacJ-like lipoprotein produces the protein MPETGAGSLNRLARLFFCAGVVLAPMAAQAAEEDPWESVNRVTFRFNDIIDTYALKPVAQGYQFIAPQFVEDGVHNFFNNIGDVGNFANNVLQAKPAAAGVDTARLIFNTTFGLLGFIDVGTKMGLQRSDEDFGQTLGYWGVSSGPYVVLPLMGPSTVRDAIAKYPDTYTSPYRYIDHVPTRNTALGVNLIDTRASLLSAERLINGDKYIFIRNAFLQNREFRVKDGQVTDDF, from the coding sequence ATGCCCGAGACCGGTGCAGGCTCGTTGAATCGTCTGGCCAGGCTGTTTTTCTGTGCTGGCGTAGTTCTGGCGCCAATGGCTGCGCAGGCTGCCGAGGAAGACCCGTGGGAAAGCGTCAACCGGGTGACTTTCCGTTTCAACGACATCATCGACACTTACGCCTTGAAGCCGGTTGCCCAGGGCTATCAGTTCATCGCCCCACAGTTTGTTGAAGACGGTGTTCACAACTTCTTCAACAACATTGGCGATGTCGGCAATTTCGCCAACAATGTGTTGCAGGCCAAACCTGCTGCTGCGGGCGTCGACACCGCGCGTTTGATTTTCAACACCACCTTCGGGTTGTTGGGCTTCATTGACGTCGGTACCAAGATGGGCCTGCAGCGCAGCGACGAAGACTTCGGTCAGACCCTGGGCTACTGGGGTGTCAGCAGCGGTCCTTACGTGGTGCTGCCACTGATGGGCCCAAGCACCGTGCGTGATGCGATCGCCAAGTATCCGGACACCTACACCAGTCCGTATCGCTACATCGACCACGTGCCGACCCGCAACACGGCGCTGGGCGTGAACCTGATCGACACGCGCGCCAGCTTGCTGTCGGCCGAGCGCCTGATCAATGGCGACAAATACATTTTCATCCGCAATGCCTTCCTGCAGAACCGCGAATTCCGGGTCAAGGATGGTCAGGTAACCGACGACTTCTGA
- a CDS encoding PilZ family type IV pilus assembly protein translates to MSLNDRSYEEKRDYIRMRVDAEVSLLHAGQVIPAVCLDLSSSGMQVQAPRTFKVGDKLSVRIDSEHAALKGLEAETEVVWTTDEADGGQKLGLSIVSMS, encoded by the coding sequence ATGAGCCTCAATGATCGTAGCTACGAGGAGAAACGAGACTACATCCGCATGCGTGTGGATGCCGAAGTGAGCTTGCTGCACGCAGGCCAGGTCATCCCGGCGGTGTGCCTTGATCTGTCTAGCTCGGGCATGCAGGTGCAGGCGCCGCGCACGTTCAAGGTGGGCGACAAGCTCAGCGTGAGGATCGATTCGGAGCACGCCGCGCTCAAAGGTCTGGAAGCGGAAACAGAGGTGGTCTGGACGACTGATGAGGCCGATGGAGGGCAGAAATTGGGCCTGAGCATTGTCTCGATGAGCTGA
- the hnr gene encoding response regulator translates to MKRPSDGSTVCALKGTSETSVPDQKSDSRIREARSESSTQTREPGCLRQPTLAPFAHMQKTSATLLIIDDDEVVRASLAAYLEDSGFSVLQATNGLQGIQIFEQDTPDLVICDLRMPQMGGLELIRQVTAIAPETPVIVVSGAGVMNDAVEALRLGAADYLIKPLEDLAVLEHSVRRALDRARLMQENSVYRQKLETANRELEASLHLLQEDQDAGRQVQMNMLPITPWSIDQFNFAHEIIPSLYLSGDFVDYFRVDERRVAFYLADVSGHGASSAFITVLLKFMTTRLLFESKRGGTLPEFKPSDVLGHINRGLISCKLGKHVTMVGGVIDEESGQLTYAVGGHLPLPVLYTPHETRYLQGRGLPVGLFNEATYQDHVIDLPESFSLTLLSDGILDLLPGDTLKEKEAALPELVKAAGGSLDGLRQTFGLATLGEMPDDIALLVLSRNLE, encoded by the coding sequence TTGAAACGCCCGTCGGATGGGAGTACCGTCTGCGCCTTGAAGGGCACCTCTGAAACGTCAGTACCGGATCAAAAGTCCGACTCGCGGATCAGAGAGGCTAGAAGCGAATCCAGTACGCAGACCCGTGAACCGGGTTGCCTACGCCAACCTACTCTGGCGCCGTTTGCCCACATGCAGAAAACCAGTGCCACGCTGCTGATAATCGATGACGACGAAGTAGTGCGCGCGAGTCTTGCCGCCTATTTGGAAGACAGTGGCTTCAGCGTCCTGCAAGCCACTAATGGCCTGCAGGGCATACAGATATTCGAGCAGGACACGCCCGATCTGGTGATTTGCGACCTGCGCATGCCACAGATGGGCGGGCTTGAGCTGATTCGTCAGGTGACTGCGATTGCGCCAGAGACGCCGGTTATCGTGGTGTCCGGGGCGGGCGTGATGAACGATGCCGTCGAAGCGTTGCGCTTGGGAGCTGCCGATTACCTGATCAAGCCGCTGGAAGACCTGGCAGTCCTGGAACACTCTGTTCGCCGGGCGCTGGATCGCGCGCGCCTGATGCAGGAAAACAGTGTTTATCGGCAAAAACTCGAAACCGCGAACCGCGAACTCGAAGCCAGCCTGCATCTGTTACAGGAAGACCAGGACGCGGGTCGTCAGGTGCAGATGAACATGTTGCCGATCACGCCATGGTCGATCGATCAATTCAACTTCGCTCACGAAATCATCCCTTCGCTGTACCTGTCGGGGGATTTCGTCGACTACTTCCGTGTCGATGAGCGTCGTGTGGCGTTCTACCTGGCGGATGTTTCCGGGCATGGCGCATCGTCTGCGTTCATCACCGTGCTGCTGAAGTTCATGACCACGCGCCTGCTGTTTGAATCCAAGCGCGGCGGTACGCTGCCTGAGTTCAAACCATCGGACGTGCTGGGTCATATCAATCGCGGGCTGATCAGCTGCAAGCTGGGCAAACACGTGACGATGGTCGGCGGCGTGATCGATGAAGAATCAGGCCAGTTGACCTACGCGGTGGGCGGCCATTTGCCGCTGCCTGTGTTATATACGCCCCACGAAACACGCTATTTGCAAGGCCGTGGTTTACCGGTCGGTTTGTTCAATGAGGCAACCTATCAGGATCATGTGATCGACCTGCCTGAGTCGTTCAGCCTGACCCTGTTGTCTGACGGCATTCTCGATCTGTTACCCGGTGATACACTCAAAGAGAAAGAGGCCGCATTGCCAGAACTGGTGAAAGCGGCGGGTGGCAGCCTGGATGGCTTGCGCCAGACTTTTGGATTGGCCACGCTCGGGGAGATGCCGGATGATATCGCCTTGTTAGTGTTGAGCAGGAACCTTGAATGA
- a CDS encoding sulfate transporter/antisigma-factor antagonist STAS yields MSTGRIQFAEQEGTFVLKFVGEVRLTLCSALDATIERIFTALNFSAVVIDLTETRSIDSTTLGLLAKLSILSRQKVGLLPTLVTTHEDITRLLQSMGFDQVFNIVDRPMTRPECLTDLPSQDQCEEVVKAKVLEAHKILMGLNDSNREAFHDLVNALERH; encoded by the coding sequence ATGAGTACCGGTAGAATCCAGTTCGCCGAGCAGGAAGGCACTTTCGTCCTCAAGTTCGTTGGGGAAGTGCGTTTGACCCTGTGTTCGGCTTTGGATGCGACTATTGAGCGAATCTTCACCGCGCTGAATTTCTCGGCGGTCGTGATCGATCTCACTGAAACCCGCAGCATCGACAGCACGACACTGGGCCTGCTGGCCAAGTTGTCGATTCTGTCACGGCAAAAAGTCGGGTTGCTACCCACGTTGGTGACGACTCACGAAGACATCACTCGCCTGTTGCAGTCCATGGGCTTCGACCAGGTGTTCAACATTGTTGACCGTCCGATGACGCGCCCGGAGTGCCTGACGGATCTGCCGTCCCAGGATCAGTGCGAGGAAGTGGTCAAGGCCAAGGTTCTGGAGGCGCACAAGATCCTCATGGGCCTGAACGACTCCAACCGCGAAGCTTTCCACGACCTGGTGAATGCGCTAGAGCGGCACTGA
- the tal gene encoding transaldolase B: MTSKLEQLKQFTTVVADTGDFAAIEKLKPVDATTNPSLLLKAGSSESNAERLKEAFSGSKGDIGLASDRFAVAICQEILKVVPGRVSTEVDARLSFDTNACIERAERLIEMYDQAGVSKDRILIKLASTWEGIRAAEVLEKKGIQCNLTLLFSFAQAQACADAGVFLISPFVGRIYDWYKKAEGKDYVGAEDPGVKSVSRIYNYYKANDYKTVVMGASFRNLSQIEQLAGCDRLTISPDLLQKLAEDTGTLERKLAPGNAGEPRQTLTESQFRWASNEDAMATEKLAEGIRQFARDQEKLEALLRAKV, encoded by the coding sequence ATGACTTCCAAGCTGGAACAACTCAAACAATTCACCACCGTTGTTGCCGACACGGGCGACTTCGCTGCCATCGAAAAGCTCAAGCCCGTCGACGCCACCACCAACCCTTCCCTGCTGCTCAAGGCCGGTTCGAGCGAGAGCAATGCCGAGCGCCTGAAAGAAGCCTTCAGCGGCAGCAAGGGTGACATCGGTCTGGCCTCCGACCGTTTCGCCGTTGCCATTTGCCAGGAAATTCTCAAGGTCGTGCCCGGCCGCGTTTCTACTGAAGTGGACGCTCGCCTGTCATTCGACACAAATGCGTGTATCGAACGCGCAGAACGTCTGATCGAGATGTACGACCAGGCTGGCGTCAGCAAGGATCGCATCCTGATCAAGCTGGCCTCGACCTGGGAAGGTATCCGCGCTGCCGAAGTGCTGGAAAAGAAAGGCATCCAGTGCAACCTGACGCTGCTGTTCTCCTTTGCCCAGGCCCAGGCTTGCGCGGATGCGGGCGTGTTCCTGATCTCGCCGTTCGTTGGCCGCATCTACGACTGGTACAAGAAGGCCGAAGGCAAGGATTACGTAGGCGCAGAGGATCCGGGCGTGAAGTCCGTGAGCCGCATCTACAACTACTACAAGGCCAATGACTACAAGACCGTGGTCATGGGCGCCAGCTTCCGTAATCTCAGCCAGATCGAGCAACTGGCAGGCTGTGATCGCCTGACCATCAGCCCGGACCTGCTGCAGAAACTGGCAGAAGATACTGGCACGCTGGAGCGCAAGCTGGCCCCTGGCAATGCGGGTGAACCGCGTCAGACGCTGACCGAGAGCCAATTCCGCTGGGCTTCCAACGAAGACGCGATGGCGACCGAGAAACTGGCTGAAGGCATCCGTCAGTTCGCTCGCGATCAGGAAAAACTCGAGGCACTGCTGCGCGCCAAGGTCTGA
- the dusA gene encoding tRNA-dihydrouridine synthase A, producing MHTKAASTPLNASTGPSCRFSVAPMMDWTDRHCRYFLRLLSKHTLLYTEMVTTGALLNGDSHRFLQHDAAEYPLALQLGGSVAADLAACARMAEGVGYNEVNLNVGCPSDRVQNNMIGAVLMAHPQLVADCVKAMRDAVSIPVTVKHRIGINGRDSYEQLCDFVGTVRDAGCTSFTVHARIAILEGLSPKENRDIPPLRYDVVAQLKQDFPDLEIVLNGGIKTLEQCHEHLQVFDGVMLGREAYHNPYLLAEVDQQLFGSNAPVMSRAQALAEMRPYIAAHIESGGSMHHVTRHVLGLGTGFPGARRFRQLLSVDIHKTQDPLALLDQAGSLLEGR from the coding sequence ATGCATACTAAAGCTGCTTCAACCCCTTTAAACGCAAGTACCGGGCCCTCCTGCCGCTTCTCCGTGGCGCCGATGATGGATTGGACTGACCGCCACTGCCGGTACTTCCTGCGCCTGTTATCCAAGCACACCCTGCTCTACACCGAGATGGTCACCACCGGCGCGTTGCTTAATGGCGATTCGCATCGGTTTCTGCAGCATGATGCGGCGGAGTATCCGTTGGCGTTGCAGTTGGGTGGCAGTGTGGCGGCGGATCTGGCGGCGTGTGCGCGGATGGCTGAGGGAGTGGGCTATAACGAGGTCAATCTGAATGTCGGCTGCCCGAGTGATCGGGTGCAGAACAATATGATCGGCGCGGTGTTGATGGCGCATCCGCAGTTGGTGGCTGATTGCGTCAAGGCGATGCGCGATGCAGTGTCGATTCCGGTGACGGTCAAGCACCGGATCGGGATCAATGGTCGCGACAGCTATGAACAGCTGTGTGATTTCGTCGGCACCGTTCGTGACGCGGGGTGTACGAGTTTTACCGTGCACGCGCGGATCGCGATTCTGGAAGGTCTTTCGCCCAAGGAAAATCGAGACATCCCGCCGCTGCGTTATGACGTGGTTGCACAGTTGAAGCAGGATTTCCCTGATCTGGAGATTGTCCTCAATGGCGGGATCAAAACCCTTGAGCAATGCCACGAACACTTGCAGGTGTTCGATGGCGTGATGCTCGGGCGCGAGGCTTATCACAATCCTTATCTGCTGGCAGAAGTGGATCAGCAGTTGTTTGGCAGCAACGCGCCGGTGATGTCACGTGCCCAGGCGCTGGCCGAGATGCGACCTTATATTGCGGCGCACATTGAAAGTGGCGGGTCCATGCATCACGTCACTCGCCATGTGCTTGGGCTGGGGACGGGCTTCCCGGGTGCGCGGCGCTTTCGCCAGTTGCTGTCAGTCGACATCCACAAGACCCAGGATCCGCTGGCGTTGCTGGATCAGGCAGGCAGTCTGCTGGAAGGTCGCTAA
- a CDS encoding YjgF family translation initiation inhibitor encodes MTESIRPTAFKLSNPQGLYDPVPNGYSHVAELQPQARLLFIAGQGGEDALGQLSPEFAEQARQALANLGIALASRGAGYGDVVKLTLLIVDHDEAKLRSWVEALDAAWGRGMKPVCTLIPVPCLALSGMQIEIDAVAALA; translated from the coding sequence ATGACCGAATCCATCCGCCCAACCGCATTTAAGCTGTCCAACCCTCAAGGTCTTTACGATCCCGTCCCGAACGGTTATTCCCACGTGGCTGAGCTGCAGCCCCAGGCCCGGCTTTTGTTTATTGCCGGGCAGGGCGGGGAGGATGCTTTGGGGCAGCTTTCGCCTGAGTTTGCCGAGCAGGCGCGGCAGGCGCTTGCCAATCTGGGTATTGCACTGGCGTCCAGGGGGGCTGGTTACGGGGATGTGGTCAAACTTACGTTGCTGATCGTCGACCATGACGAGGCCAAGCTACGCAGTTGGGTCGAGGCACTTGATGCGGCGTGGGGGCGTGGGATGAAGCCGGTTTGTACGCTGATCCCGGTGCCTTGCCTGGCGTTGAGCGGGATGCAGATTGAAATCGATGCGGTTGCGGCGCTGGCCTGA
- a CDS encoding L-sorbosone dehydrogenase yields MRYPGALTVLSVALLLSACGGEADSTQARGPDPKLPEPQRGLLPSMKIAEPALWGDQKPTVPEGFSITAIATELNIPRQTLVLPNGDILIAEGRGGSAAKLKPKDVIASYIKAQGNTKVKGGNRLTLLRDADGDGTYELKTVFADNLNAPYGLAFADGKLYVANQDALVRFDYEEGQTKASGAPTKITDLPSAINHHWTKALTISPDGRSLFVGIGSNSNVTERGMEVEIDRAMVWQIDAETGAHKPYATGLRNPTALTIQPETGQLWTVVNERDELGPDLVPDYLTSVREGAFYGWPYSYWGQNVDTRAQPQNPAKIAAAVKPDYSLGSHVAALGVDFSIPEMGEKFANGAFVGEHGSWNRDNPVGYKVIFVPFADGRPAGEPVDFATGFRGADGKTRGRPVGVTVDPRGALIIADDLANTVWRVTRNR; encoded by the coding sequence ATGAGATATCCCGGCGCACTGACTGTTTTAAGCGTGGCGCTGCTGTTGAGCGCCTGTGGTGGCGAAGCCGACAGCACTCAGGCTCGCGGCCCTGACCCGAAACTGCCGGAACCGCAACGCGGCCTGCTGCCCAGCATGAAGATTGCTGAACCCGCGCTGTGGGGCGATCAGAAACCCACGGTACCTGAGGGTTTCAGCATCACCGCGATTGCCACTGAACTGAATATTCCGCGTCAAACGCTGGTCTTGCCCAATGGCGACATTCTGATTGCTGAAGGCCGTGGTGGCAGCGCTGCGAAGCTCAAGCCCAAGGACGTGATCGCCAGCTACATCAAGGCTCAGGGCAACACCAAAGTGAAAGGCGGCAACCGCCTGACGTTGCTGCGCGACGCTGACGGCGACGGCACTTACGAGCTCAAGACCGTATTCGCCGACAATCTGAACGCGCCTTACGGCCTGGCGTTCGCCGATGGCAAACTCTACGTGGCCAACCAGGATGCACTGGTGCGTTTCGACTATGAAGAAGGCCAGACCAAAGCCAGCGGCGCACCCACCAAAATCACCGACCTGCCGTCGGCAATCAACCACCACTGGACCAAGGCACTGACCATCAGCCCCGATGGCCGCTCGCTGTTCGTGGGTATCGGCTCCAACAGCAACGTCACCGAGCGCGGCATGGAAGTCGAGATCGATCGAGCCATGGTCTGGCAGATCGACGCCGAAACCGGCGCTCACAAGCCTTATGCGACCGGCTTGCGTAACCCGACGGCGCTGACGATCCAGCCTGAAACCGGCCAGCTGTGGACAGTGGTCAACGAACGAGACGAGCTGGGGCCGGACCTGGTGCCCGACTACCTGACATCGGTGCGTGAGGGCGCGTTTTACGGCTGGCCTTACAGCTACTGGGGCCAGAACGTCGACACCCGGGCCCAACCGCAAAACCCGGCCAAAATCGCCGCAGCGGTCAAGCCTGATTACAGCCTGGGCTCCCACGTTGCCGCGCTGGGCGTGGATTTCTCCATTCCCGAGATGGGTGAAAAGTTTGCCAACGGTGCGTTTGTTGGTGAGCACGGCAGCTGGAACCGGGACAATCCAGTGGGCTACAAGGTGATCTTTGTGCCATTCGCTGACGGCCGCCCGGCAGGCGAACCGGTGGACTTCGCCACTGGCTTCCGGGGCGCTGACGGCAAGACCCGTGGCCGACCTGTCGGCGTGACGGTTGACCCGCGCGGCGCGCTGATCATCGCCGACGACCTGGCCAATACCGTGTGGAGAGTGACGCGTAATCGTTAA
- a CDS encoding membrane protein: MTVTTHPVYRSTPGPLHGILLAGTVPLFLGGLLSDIAYYQSYQIQWANFAAWLIAGGLLFCGLALVFALVNLIRAPQKSGRPVMYFVVLLITWVLGLINAFEHAKDAWAAMPSGLVLSVIVTVLAIVAAWIGLSNLSNQRTGGAE, translated from the coding sequence GTGACTGTTACCACCCACCCCGTTTACCGAAGTACTCCAGGCCCGCTGCACGGGATTCTGCTTGCCGGGACCGTGCCCTTGTTTCTCGGCGGCCTGCTGAGTGACATCGCTTATTACCAGAGCTACCAGATTCAGTGGGCTAACTTTGCGGCCTGGCTGATCGCCGGGGGGCTGCTGTTCTGCGGCCTGGCACTGGTGTTTGCACTGGTGAACCTGATCCGCGCCCCGCAGAAATCAGGGCGGCCGGTGATGTATTTCGTCGTGCTGCTGATCACCTGGGTACTGGGCCTGATCAATGCCTTCGAGCATGCCAAAGACGCCTGGGCGGCCATGCCGTCCGGCCTGGTGCTGTCTGTCATCGTCACCGTGCTTGCCATCGTCGCGGCATGGATCGGTTTGAGCAATCTCAGCAATCAGCGTACTGGAGGTGCCGAATGA